The DNA region CTTGTAGATCAGAACCAGCTGTACTAGAATTTCCAGAGCTTAAAGGTCACGCTCGTCGTGATTATTGGCTAGCTATCATAAGAGAGATTCTCTGTGCTCACAAATTCATAAGCAAGTACGGACTTAAAGGGGTCGCACGGGACGAAGCAATTTGGAAGGCTGTTTTAGGAATTTTGCGTTTACAAGCAGTCCAAGATATTAGTTCTTTGGGCCCTATAGAGAATAATTCTCTTCTCATGTTTAATTTATGTGATCAGCTTCCAGGAGGAGACTTGATATTAGAAACCCTTGTAAATATGTCGAACTCAAGGGAGTCGGATCGCGTGAATGATTCCAAACCTGAAAGCGAAATGTATTCTATCTCGGTCTTGGACATGGTTTCAAACCTAGGATTCGTATTTGGAACAAGTTCAAACAACTCAAATGGGAGCAGAATTGCTGTAGGTGAAATAACTGTTGGAGAAATGACTTCATTGGAAAGAGTGGTTAAAGAATCTAAGAACAATTATAAAAAAGTCGTATCCGCACAGGCAACCGTTGACGGTGTTAAAGTTGATGGCATTGACACTAATTTGGCTGTCATGAAGGTACTAATTCATTATCCATTTTTACCTTTTAGCCAAGCTCTTATGTGTTTTGCTTTTATCAATAGTGTTATTATTGGCTGTGAAGCGCTAACACTGACACTGACATATAAACACCAATAATAATTTACTCCAAATTCGGAATAAAAAACCATGATTCCATGAATAGTCTTATTTTATCTCTAATATGTGTGATTTTCTCTAATTTCAGGAATTACTTTATCCTCTAGATGAACTTAGGAAGTGTCTTCAATCTTTGGCATATTGGGATGATCCATTGAAATCTTCTGGGTTTTGTTTGTTCTTCGGTTACATTATCTGGAGGTAAAACTTTCATTGACCGATCAACATTATATATTGACTTATTATTTGTTGAAATGAGGGAGAGAAAAAACATTTTCTATTGAAATTTTATGAATTTGTTATATAATCAGATAAGTATTTTAAGGGTAACAGTTATATGGATGATAAGTACTTtaagaaaaacaaaataaaaaattattcTCATGTCTCATATTTAACAATCTTGTTTGGTTCCGCAACTTAAATAAGGGCTTATGTTGCACTCATAACATAAGCGCTTATGATATAAGTGTTTATATATTAGTTATTTCTATAACAAGATAAAATAAAGTCAAATTGTTTTCATAGAAGTTATAAGCTGTTGTCATAACTTATTCTTGAGAGCTTATGAAAATTAGCTTAAAACGGCTTATGTAAATGTCATAATTATTTCCATAATCTCTTCTACTAAGGGTCTGTTTGAATAAACAACTTATTTGCAGCTTATTTATAACACAAGTGCTTACCGAAATAAATGCTTATGAATAAGCTTGCATAAACTATTTATATAACAACATAAAATAAATTTAGATTGTTTTTATGCAGTAGATAAGCTCCATTAGTATTAAGCCAATCCAAACAGGCGCCAAGTCTCATGAGTGCTTATATCAATAGATAAGCTCAAATAAGCCATCCAAACATTGCCTTCTTATGATAACTTGtataattttattataaattGCAGGGGTTGGCTTGGATATGCAGCAGCACTATTGCTTGTGTTCCTTTCAATTTTTATGATACTTACCAAATGTTTTAGTCAAGGTAGGCCTGTAACCGAAATCAAAGTAGTAGCACCTCCACCAATGAATACAATGGAACAGCTTTTAGCTGTTCAGAATGCTGTCTCTCAAGCCGAACAGCTCATACAAGACGGTAACATATTTCTTCTCAAGATCCGCGGCTTGTTATTCTCCATTTTTCCTCAGGTGTTTTCTCATTCCCCTACTCCCATCGTTACTTTTCTATCGAAAGAATCATACATTGTAataattgtttatttttatatcAGGCCACGGAGAAGATGGCATTTGGTCTTCTATCAGCAGCGTTGATTTTGGCTTTCTTACCTTGTAAATACGTAGTTCTTCTATTGTTCTTGGGGACATTTACGATGTATTCACCTCCGAGGAAAGCTAGCACGGAGAGATGGGAGAGAAGATTAAGGGAATGGTGGTTCAGCATACCAGCTGCTCCTGTTAAACTCGACAGAGATAAAGAGGACAAGAAGAGGAAATGATGATGATGACCATGAAATCTTTGGCGGTGAAAGTTATGTACATGTTTGTGTTGAATACTTAGATTCTCTGCTGTAACCGTTTGATCTTAAATCGATGGTTGAATTGAAATCATTTAAAACTAGTATGCTGGTAGAGTAATATGAACCGTCTGATCTTAAATCAGTGGCCGGAATTCGTTACTGCACGAGACTGTGTGATGTTTTTACAGCAGGGATTTCGAGTCACTTGTCATATGTAGAAATGTTTGAAATGTAAAACTCAACAGTTGAAGCAAAGTGATTAGAAAATGAAGTGAATCTTGCATAGAATTTCTTTGGTATGtatatattttttctttcaaTAATGAATGTAACATGTAGTAGTATAGAGTTTAGTGCGCCAATTTCAacccaaaaattctcaaaaacTAACAAAGAAATAGCAATGAAATTAGAGGTACCAACATAGAAAGCTAAAACTTTCTTTATTATTCTGAATCACAAATCTATGAAATTCACTATTAAAAAAAACTGAAATAATAAATCTCCTGAGAGGTACAACATTTTGTCTACAACAAACAAGTATTATTGATTCTTcaaaaaagaaaatgaagttCTATCCTGGAAAACTAGAACTTTTATTGGcacaaaaaaattcaaaccagAGTAAAACCTCAACTATAATCCATAGTCACCAAACTCACTCATCTCTTCCAAGGTGTTAGAGTTTGGAAGAGTGGCTATCATATTGTTAGAGAAAAATGAATCAGAGTAGTTCATTAACGGCGGGCTCGAGTACAAGAACTCCGGCAAGTTTGATGACAAATAGTTTGTCATGTAAGGGTTAAACGCAGGCTCAAAAATTGGTGCCTCCGATGCAATGAAACATTGATTTTCTCGATTTTCTCCAATGTTGTTACCATAAATGTGTTCATCAGTGATCACCGATGACGAGACGTCATTGTCCTCGTTTCTAAGGATAACCACTTTCTTTTGGTCATTCTCTTTGTCTCCCACCATCTCACTCGTGACGGACTCTTGGTTCGGAGGTTGGTCTTGATCTTGAGACGACAGAACAATATTGTTCTCGTTGTCCTTTTTCTCCAAGGGAGTGAGTCCGGTGAGTTTTTGCACCAACGTCATAAAGTCCTTAGGCGTAGTGTGGATGACACGCGGAGAATGCGTGTAAATTATTACAGGGTGTCGATGTTGTTGAGGTGGTTTATTTGATGCTGCCATGCTATTGATCATCGTTGATGTTGTTGACGATGACGACGAAGATGACGATGGCGGGGATGAAGATGATTTTTTGATGAAATGAGAATCTCTATTGATTTTCAAATGTGGTGGTAACATTCCATtaacgttgttgttgttgttggattTTGTGACTATTGGGGTGATTTCTTTCTTGTAATGAAATGGTGAAGGACTCATGGTTTTTGATTATGAAAGAAATGTAACAAAATCACAACAACATAACAAAATGAAATTTAGGTATATGGTTATGAAAAATTATATATAAGGGTTTGCTTTAAAGGGATTTACACAAACCTAAAAcaattaagaaaataaatttaaaaataaaaacaaaaacgGTTTAGATTGTTATGATTTTGTGGAGGTAGTTAATTAAGGTAAAGATTTATTAGGGTGAATTTGTTACATGCATAGCAAAAATAAAAATTGTTAGGGGGAGAGTTTGTTAGCCAATAGAGTTGTGACACGTTGGCAATATGAAAATGGGAAGGGGTAGTTTTGGGATCTCGTTGAGTGAAGATGAGTGTGCTGAACGTGTGCATAGTGGTGACGTGTCCAAAGAAGCTAAAGAGATGGGTTATTTTAGCAGTGTTTTATGATGTTTTGGTGTGGTAGAGCGTAATTTAAGGTTATTCAGAACTAGAAAAAAGTAAATTGCTAGAATGTCGAGTTTTATAATTTAACCTTACTCATTAACTTATACTGTACAAAAATTACTTAAATTTAaacttattattattattattattattattattattattattattattattattattattattattattattattattattcaaaaATTAAACTTATCATTACATTTATCTTTTTATTTACACGTCACACACCTGCTCTTCGTAAATATAGTTTTTTTAACGGATAAATATAGCTCACTAAATTTTCAGAAACAATATATATAGCTAAATTAATTTTTATTGATAAATAATAGTTTTTTAAAAAACAAAATgttttattaaataataaatagGATCTAAAAATACACAATATTTAGAAGCAAAAATGCacataacaataacaataacGATGATGAGGATTTAATTCATATCCATATTCataaaatgtcaaaatattttaAGGTATAAGTTAATCATAACGGTcatatatttaaaaatatttaatttattttaactatccttaaaataatatttaaaatgACTGATATGGATTAATAATATAAGTATTGAATTATATGTTTCGTTGCTAAATCACAAATATAAAGTTATGAAAGTTACGGTAGAATAAAGTTTTCGGTGTAATAGAGTAGAATTGTACCTGCTGCAAGGTTAACACTTAATCGCTCAAGTCATTATATGAAAAAGTGAAAAACATTTAAATTGTATTTGTAACTTATTATCTGAGATGATGATAttccttatatatatatatatatatatatatatatatatatatatatattatatatatatatatatatatatatatatatatatatatatatatataatatatggGAGATGAATATCTGTCTTGCCATCTTTCAGGTATGGGCTGTGGATGAACGTTGTATGTGCTTGAGGCATAAATCTCATGCAGTTGGGTATATGATAGTTAGGAGAATGTTCTAGAAGTGTGATTGAGCATCCAGTTGATACATGTTGGTCTAGAGCGTTCCGACTTAGGGTGGTCGGATAAGGGAGATATAACCAGATCATACCAATTGCTCTCAAGACTTGCTTGGAGTTCTGGAAGTCGGGAAGTCGAGAAGTCTTTAGTAGCTATGGTTGGCTATATCGAAGTCTTATCTTGGTTTTTTAGGAATGAATCGTTTAGTATACATCACTGAAACAATGAAGGAATGGACATTTAATGCTTTCTTGTCGCTGATTCGTTGTTGCTTTTGATTGTTGACACATCACCCTAGGCATTCAGATTAGGAATCAACTACCCTACGTAGGATACTCAAGTATTTTCCACCCTCGTGTGGATTGATGGGACAAGAAACTTGTTACCCTCTTATTTTCCCTACATTGTTCGATTTGAACAATTGATCCTCACTTTGCCCTTTCTTATAAGAATTTAGGCGATGCTTTCCAACTTCTTTCCCTGTCATTACCATCTACTTATCTATTTTCTTCACACTGCTCTTCTTTATTTTGTGAATCCTAGGTCTTTACTCGATCCATTGGTTTGATGACGACGATTGTGGTGGAAGATTATTCTTGGGTCGATCTGAAGTACTTGGCCAAGGAATCTGCTTTCGTTCAGGAGAGAGAAATGCCATTTGGTCTTATAGAAATATGGGTTTCCTCCGATTAAGGCATTATACTGGTTCCGACCCAAAAAAATGATATTTCACAAGTTTGAAGGGTGTTCTATCCCTTTCTATGCCCCGCATTTTCTAGGATTTGGGCGTTTGTCTTCCACTGACTTCTTTCGAGAAAGAAGTTCTAGACCATCTTTGCGTTTCTCCTTCACAACCCCACCCATGTGCTTGTGGTTTCGTCCAAGTATGAATACCTGGGAATATGGGTTCGGCTTCTCGAGATTTCTTTTTTCACCTTTTTGAAGTATGCCTTGCTTCGAAGGGTGTTGTTGGTCACATGTTTGTTTCCCTTTGTCGTGCTCAAAACCaaatcttcagggtttatgttGATAGTTGGAAGTATTTTAAACCTAATTACTTCCTAGTTAAGCTTCTTTCTCCTCTTACTCATGAGGAATTCTGGTTTGTTTCCCCTACTTCTGCCAGAAAAAGTGGTTGCACGGATCAACGACGATGATTTTGGTCTCCGAAAATATTTTTCCAAATGTGCCAAAAGTTATTAGGTCTCTTATGAAGCTCTTAGTGTGTCTGATAAAGATAAGAAATTGATTATGCTTTCTTTTTCTAAAGATCTGATTCCCTGCAAGGAAGTAGCGAAAGCTAATTCTGTGGAGGGGAGGAAATATGTATTTGATACgttgttttatttctttttctttgccACTCCTTAATCAGTTATCTGTTGATCTTAAATAATTTCTAATGCCTTTCATTCTTCCCTATGAGGTGGAATCATTAAAGACTCGTTGTGGCCTTGCTGGGGCAAAAAAGGTGGTCCTTGAGAAAAATTCCCTAAAAATGCGGGATCGTGTGGAACATGGGTCCATCATATCTGAGGAGAGGCGTATCCATGGGTCCTCGACTGAATTAGCTGGGCAGGTGGAGGATCTCTAAGACTGGCTTAAGAATATTGAAGATGATATCTATTGGAGTGAGCTCGAAGCGGAAGTTGTGTCTCTTGTTATCCGAAGTACTGTAGAATAGTTGGTCGAATGGAAGAGATTTTGGTGAAAGAGAGGAAACTCTTCGAGGTCAACGAGTTGCACTAGATGTCCAAATTCCAAGAGCATCCTCATATTTATCTCTTAGAAAAGGATGCCTTATGAAGTGTCCTATGCCAATTGGAATCTCTTGCCCATAGCTTCTTGCTTTCCGTGCTTCCtattaaaagaaattaaaataacatGAGAATTCATATAAAAGTCTTAACACAAAGTAAAAGATAGTGTATTAAAATACACTAATCACTTCAGCTTCAATCCATTTGGTAAAATAATCAACAACTACGATCAAATACCCAAGTTGGCTAGGAGCTGGGGCGAAGGGGCCCAGGAGGTCCATCTCCCCTTGCATAAATGACCATGGTGAGGTGAGGACATGTAGCTCGGTGGATAGGATGTTGAATACTTCTTTGTGTCACTGGCATTGGTCATATTTCTTTGCATACTCTCGAGCATCTTGGACCATGATTGGCCAAAAATATCACGTGTTTAGGACTTTTTTGGCTAAGGCGATGACTCCTCGATGTTTCCCGAATATTATTTCATGTACCTCTAAGAGAGAATAATTAGCCTCTGCCTTCCCCAAACTTAATAGGGGAGaagagagacctctcttgtataGGATCCCCTTGACTATCGTATACCCACTGGCTCTTTTCTATATGGGCATGGCTTTTGAAGTGTCTAGGGGTAGATTCTCGTGTTTGATATGTTCTTTAATCAGAGTGATCCAAGAAGGAGAGGTTTTCCCATATATTGTCATCACGACTTTTTCCCCTGGCCCGATACTCTATGTATTCTTAGTCTCTTGAAAACAATGAATGGTTGATTCCGGGACTTCGTGTGTTGGCTAGTTGGGATAAAATATCGGCGTAGGTGGTTTCTTCGTGAGGAAGTTGGGCGATTTCATACTCCTTTAAATTCTCTAAATTCTTAGTATCCAGCTTGAGGTAATTTGCAATAATTGGTCTTTGTCTTGAGCTTCGCCCCAGATTTGAGAGACGACTAATTGGGAATTCTTCCATAATTTGAGGCATTCTGACCCTACTTCCTCGGCTAATAATATCCCGACCACTACTGCTTCGTACTCAACTTGATTGTTGGTGGCCAGCAATTTGAATCTAAATGATACTTCTATCACAATTCCTCAATTATTTTCTAGAATGACCCCTACTTCGCTTCCGCGCCTATCAAACGATCTATCTGTGAAAACTAACCATGCATGGTCTGGTGCCGACGGAACTGCAATCATTTTTGCTAGGAAGTCGGCGAATACTTGAGCTTTTAGTGCCTTTTTTTCCTCAAAAGAAATTTTAAACTCGGACAACTCAATTGTCCACTTATTCAATCTCTAAGCCATGTTTAGTCAGTAGAGCACCTGCCTCAATGGAAAATTTGTCAGAAACACTATGGAGTGGGCCAAAAAATATCTTTTTAGTTTTCACGATGCCACCACCACAGCTAAGGTAACCTTTTCAATCTTTTGATATTGGGTTTCTGCTCCAGCCATAGATTTTGATATGAAATATACCGGACTTTGCCCGGTATTTGTTTATCTTATGAGGACGACACTCACCGCTTCCTCGACAACTACCAAGTAAAGGTACAATACCTCCCCGGGCGCTGGTTGGGTTTGTAACGGTGGTGTATCTAGGATCCTTTTAAAGGATTAAAACATGTAATTGCATCCGACATTCCATTGGAATCATGTCTGTTTCCTCAACAACTTGTAAAAAGGTAGCTCCTGTTGGGTGGATCTAGAGATGCACATGTTCAAGGCAGTAAACATCCCGTTTATTCTTTGGACATCCTTCTTCGAGGTTGGCGTCTCCATCTGCATAACTGCTTCACATTTATCAAGATTGGATTCAATCCATCATCCTGTCAAATAGAAACCCAGAAACTTGCTGACCCTTACGACAAAAGTACATTTCTCGGGATTGAGCTTCATATTGTATTAACTGACTCTTTTAAATACACGTTGGAAATGTTAAGCGTGAAGTGTGTCCATAATATATTTCGCTATCATATCGTCCATATACACTTCCATGATCTCTCTTATTTCTTCTCCTGATCCTCCTTGTCTCGTGGATTTTCTTGTGGATTATGGTTGGTGTCCCTTATTCGTCATGATAGGCTATCTTTAGGGAAACAGTGGAAACAACTAGGTCTAACTTCGCTAAGAAGGATCTTCCTAGAATGCCTTTGAAGGCGCTTCTGCATTGCACCACGCGGAATGTGAGAGTCATTTTTCTCCGATGTGTCCCTTTTATAACACCCCGACTTTgaaataatattttatttaattattcaAGTGTTTATGTGTATGGTGTTTGATTTATTAAAATTATTCTGGATTATTTGTGTTATTTTGGTGTTTTGAGAAATTTAAAGGTATTTTAGTAATTTAATAATTATTGAGGATATAAAGTTGAGAGCGGAGAAATAAAATAAgatttatttaaattattataGATAAGTTAGATAATTctaattatttaataataattggATTAATTAGAATTATTAGAAATAATCCATATTTTATGGATTTTCATCGAACAATTGTTTAAGTGCAATTTTTATTTAAGTTAAATAAAAGTGTGACATTTAATtgaaaaatataattttttttggaaaataaaagTTGAGATTTTACATAAAAATTGTCAGAATTATAGAGTGTAAAAGCCAATTGAGATATTTTAGAATAATATAAATTCTAAAGTGACTACTAGACAATCAAGATGGTGAGGGTTCCTTATCATCCTATCAATGTCATGAGTGTTAGTATTTTTTTCAATTTCCTTAATTTTGTAATATGTTTCACCAAATGGGGTTTGGGAAAAACTCCGTTGACACCGATTGAATAAAATTGTTGTTTCTGTGTGTTACCGTTTTCGGCCAAATACGGTTTGGGCAAAACCCTATTGGATCgataaataaatatttttcttttgGTGTGTTATCTGTTGCTGTAGTGATCAAATGAGATTTGGGATAAATTCCTTATGGTCACTGCGATATGATTTGTTGTTGATTGACATATATTGTTGTAATATGTTGTTATGAGATGTGTTGATGTGAGTTGTGATAGGAGTTTGATGTGTTTATGTGATTTTTCCAATTTCTGTAAATCCCAATTTTTGTAAAATTCTACGATCAATaattgttgaaaagtatatcttcggcaaatatttttatatcgtatccacaaagattggttgttattaccgccgttctataatccaaattgttataagtttagcaagtaacaaagttgttttgtttgaaaagttatcttttgagtaaaatgtcactaaaacaataaaatggttttaatcaaatgtaaaaggcttggtaagattggagttcactattccaagtgcttatgattccttatgataactatataaatttaagattattgatgatattcaagtatcctctcaatagcatttatgtctaaatgatattgtgataatcactatattaatctttagacgatttctccacctaactatcaatatagcaatctttaatggttgatacaaaagaatagtaatgaataaatctatctctacaacttattcactacttgaaaacatattttctgtcaagacttaaataatctctttcaacaactactcaaatctaatattcaaattagggcaaaaatatctttcaatacatcaacaatctttcATCATAgataagagtcaaatgaaatacataaacaaatgagaatagctactacctccaatcttgacaaaatggagtttagctcctcatccTCATTTTTGAAAAGCAAAAGGCAATGGAGAATAGaactctgtttttctcttacaaaatatTAAGCTCCCAATGAATGAattaatatgaatgaatgaaCAATTTCCATTCTGATTTTCAAAAATGGTTGACATTTCCTAAAATGAGCATTTTCATCTAAAGCTGAAAAGCCACATAAAACAGATACAAAAATGgcaacaaaaaaaaaaacagcTGACCTTGAAAACAACACACTTGGCCAAAACAACTTGCTGGATTCGCAAgcttcgcggcgcgaagggagttcgtgacgcgaactgaagctacttcagcttccttgccttgcaagcttcatccaaataGTCTTCCAAGTGATATTCTTCAAAAttaggcctccaaattgcattcaacacttcttccaaattatgattatgcattccAAAGCTCTTTTGtctaaaaattctacaaaactaacaattatgtgaaataactactccaaacaacataaataaaacctaattgcatttatacaaaatagtgaaaataaaaatgtgtaattacatcaaaacttggtaaaagggaccaataaaattatataaaaagtagtactaattggtccctaacaactctccccaacttagcattttgtttgtccctaaacaaaagtttccaccatcacaaccaaagcaatgacacaaaagattgaaacaaggattaaccaaggacattcaaatggttcaaaagtgt from Lathyrus oleraceus cultivar Zhongwan6 chromosome 1, CAAS_Psat_ZW6_1.0, whole genome shotgun sequence includes:
- the LOC127115559 gene encoding uncharacterized protein LOC127115559 isoform X1; this encodes MAASRKTRTMFEDLVKDGSLKWLLGKKSSFDEEFEEMENSPSAGRNFIPELSPVANLVVRRCSKILKTSSSDLQESFKQEASDSIKIPSRYARNLLEYCCFKALSLRAQMSGHLLDKTFRRLTYDMMLAWEVPAATSQPLINKVDEEVSVGLEAFCRIAPAVPIIANVIICENLFEVLSSSTGGRLLFSVYDKYLSGIEKAIKKMKSNSESSLLSAVRLNRCEKILEVDGTVTTQPVLEHVGISTWPGRLILTDHALYFEELRVVSYDKPKRYDLSDDLDQVVKPELTGPWGTRLFDKAVFYSSTALSEPAVLEFPELKGHARRDYWLAIIREILCAHKFISKYGLKGVARDEAIWKAVLGILRLQAVQDISSLGPIENNSLLMFNLCDQLPGGDLILETLVNMSNSRESDRVNDSKPESEMYSISVLDMVSNLGFVFGTSSNNSNGSRIAVGEITVGEMTSLERVVKESKNNYKKVVSAQATVDGVKVDGIDTNLAVMKELLYPLDELRKCLQSLAYWDDPLKSSGFCLFFGYIIWRGWLGYAAALLLVFLSIFMILTKCFSQGRPVTEIKVVAPPPMNTMEQLLAVQNAVSQAEQLIQDGNIFLLKIRGLLFSIFPQATEKMAFGLLSAALILAFLPCKYVVLLLFLGTFTMYSPPRKASTERWERRLREWWFSIPAAPVKLDRDKEDKKRK
- the LOC127115559 gene encoding uncharacterized protein LOC127115559 isoform X2, producing MAASRKTRTMFEDLVKDGSLKWLLGKKSSFDEEFEEMENSPSAGRNFIPELSPVANLVVRRCSKILKTSSSDLQESFKQEASDSIKIPSRYARNLLEYCCFKALSLRAQMSGHLLDKTFRRLTYDMMLAWEVPAATSQPLINVDEEVSVGLEAFCRIAPAVPIIANVIICENLFEVLSSSTGGRLLFSVYDKYLSGIEKAIKKMKSNSESSLLSAVRLNRCEKILEVDGTVTTQPVLEHVGISTWPGRLILTDHALYFEELRVVSYDKPKRYDLSDDLDQVVKPELTGPWGTRLFDKAVFYSSTALSEPAVLEFPELKGHARRDYWLAIIREILCAHKFISKYGLKGVARDEAIWKAVLGILRLQAVQDISSLGPIENNSLLMFNLCDQLPGGDLILETLVNMSNSRESDRVNDSKPESEMYSISVLDMVSNLGFVFGTSSNNSNGSRIAVGEITVGEMTSLERVVKESKNNYKKVVSAQATVDGVKVDGIDTNLAVMKELLYPLDELRKCLQSLAYWDDPLKSSGFCLFFGYIIWRGWLGYAAALLLVFLSIFMILTKCFSQGRPVTEIKVVAPPPMNTMEQLLAVQNAVSQAEQLIQDGNIFLLKIRGLLFSIFPQATEKMAFGLLSAALILAFLPCKYVVLLLFLGTFTMYSPPRKASTERWERRLREWWFSIPAAPVKLDRDKEDKKRK
- the LOC127115605 gene encoding VQ motif-containing protein 20 — protein: MSPSPFHYKKEITPIVTKSNNNNNVNGMLPPHLKINRDSHFIKKSSSSPPSSSSSSSSTTSTMINSMAASNKPPQQHRHPVIIYTHSPRVIHTTPKDFMTLVQKLTGLTPLEKKDNENNIVLSSQDQDQPPNQESVTSEMVGDKENDQKKVVILRNEDNDVSSSVITDEHIYGNNIGENRENQCFIASEAPIFEPAFNPYMTNYLSSNLPEFLYSSPPLMNYSDSFFSNNMIATLPNSNTLEEMSEFGDYGL